The genomic region GAACCAAACGTGATTCAATGGAACAGTTACAAGGTGCGCGTATCAGCACCGTTGTAGCGTTTATGAGTAGATTGCTTCGATTGTATCGCTGGCACAAAGGTGTGACGTTTGTCAGATGATGCATTTCATTTGCTCTTTGCTGCTGTGAACATGTTTGCATTGCACAGAGGGCAGAGGCTTCGTCTGCGTGCTGCGGCTGGAGTAGTGCGAGGTGACACAATTCAGATGTTACAGCCAGTGACATGCatgtgacatttgcttttccacAGACAAGCTGTCTGGAGTGCACCCAAAACAAATTGGTTCACTTTTGCactcatttttttgttgttgagccTCATTGGTAAAAAAGGAGTTTGTTTTTTGCTTGTTGAGCTCAAGATGGCATCTAGGCACGGGATCATGAGATACATTTGATCACCTCTGAGCCGGTTACTTGTCGACGCCATGTTCAATACGACAAAAATGCTGATCTGAGGCTCGTGTGTACGGACAACATTAGTTAGTTAATGCCGCAGCATGGAAACGGACCCGTTTCTTTCACCTGTCTGTCCGCTGGTCGGGTCCTCCCCTTCTTTTTGATGGTAAATAATGTCCACAGCCTCTGCAGCGTGAGGAAAGTGGCCACCAGGCACACGCTTCCGAGCAGCCAGAGGTCTTTATCCCTTCGCGAGGTCTCCATGATGGAACACTTCCTCTTTCTGGCCGTCCTACCTTGACTGCTAAACTCTCGGCCGTCTGCCTTGTGCTGCGGGCGGCGGACAAGAAATGACTGACATGGGACTGGAACGCAGGCCTCCGGCAGTCTTAATTCCTCTCGTCTCGCTCACAACAGACTTGAAAAAGAACAAGGGTCGGCTCAAAGACAAACCTAGCCGTTGGCCCTCTCGGCAGCTTCCTCGCTACCTCCCACCCGTCAACCTAAAAGGAGAGCGCGCCGAGACGGGAAAGGGACAGGTGGTGTTCAGTTTGGGGTGTCAGTGCGAATCAGATGCCTGCTATCCTTTAACTTCAGACACAGCACTTGGTAGTTGCGTGCTCCAAAATATATTTACCAACAAGTGCTTCAGAGCCTCCTTTGCTCAGTCGTGGCAAACTGAACATAGACAGTCAAACCTCCTCCATCGCAGGGGTTGCGCAAAAAGTCAAAGCTGCAATATAGCCTCCCTCGGCCTGTTTTCACAGCACTTATTTGGAAGGtctttaaacacattttaaaatagaACAGACACAATCAAACACATTTCACATATTTACAGCGAACCAAAGTATTCAGTCAGTCTAACAGTGTACCCATCTCTGGCAAATCCTGTTTTGCCAAGCTTAACTTATTATCTCACAGTACACATCAATAATTATGCCCAAACACATTCTTCATAAAATGAATTGACAGTCTGTAGGCATAAAACACAGGATAGTCGAGGACTGAGACAGCTTCAGTACAAATGAGGCTCACACTCCCCATTTCCTCATCTTTTAAAATGTACAATGTCATGCACAATACTGCAATGCCATCGGTTGGCCAAATGTGGAACTACGctccccaaataaataaataaataaataaataaataaataaataaataaataaataaataaataaataaagtgagatgacaggacaaaaaaaTTCTGTGAATCTAGACTTGTGATGGGTAGTGAGGTTTCTTGTAGTACAACAAACCTTTGTAtccagtgtgcgtgtgtgtgcgcgtgcgtgtgtgtgcgcacgcttgCGTGGATGTCAGTGGGGGGGTCGTAAAACATTTTTGAGAAGCCCGAGAGCTCTCCCTAGTGGGCGTTTTGCATTCCTGCAAGGGATTTGTGCTAACAGGTATCTGATGTCATTACAAGGCCTGCAGCCTCCCTAAACAAGTTTGCGTGAACCCAAAATATCACAAGTTGTGTTTCGTGTAGTGCATGTCCGTTGTCCCGTTTGCGGCTTGCCTACCTGCAGTTCCATGTGTTTGAGTTCCCAGAAGCAGCGCATGGTGCCCACCTTCTCCAGGTGTCGGTAGAAGGCCAGGCGGCCAAGACGAAGACTGTTGCTGCGGTTGCGGATGGCCTTCAGTCCTTCCATCTTCTCCACAATGGGCGACATGGGGATAGGCGGGGGTACCGCTGACGTTGGCACTTTGCCGTTCTTCACTCCAGCGGGCTCATGACAAGGAATCTTCCTGTCTGGACTGCAACAACAACACGTGTTTAGCAACCTACATTTCAAGTGTGCTAATGAGATAGAATCATAATTTGCATGATTTTTAACTGGAGTTGACTTAGCTATGTCAAATAGTGCCACCATGTCAAAGGATTAGTCCAAAATGTGGACAGCGCTTTGATTCATTCCACCGGTGGGGAGCAGCATGACCTATAAAAGGGGAGCGATGAGATGTGGAAATCTAGCCCGACGCCTGCGCGGGACAGCTGGCTTTCAGCTCTACCTGTTGAGCCTCTGGGGGGGGTCATGGAAGATTACCAAGGATATTTTTACCTCCAGAATGCCTGTGCTTTACAATTAGCCAGTCTGTCGTTTCAcaacagcgtgtgtgtgcgcgcgtgtgcatgCGCGCGTGAGCAGGCGAGGCAGACGGTCTGCTGCATCCAGGGCTGTCCTCCAGCTCCAGGGGATTTCTCAAGCTCGGATTTCAACTCTAAAACCAAGGGTGGCCTGAATTGGACAGCTGGTATCGCTGCTAGTGGCAGATCTTTAACTTTCATGATTTACAACGCGGATTCCAAACACGTGAACACAAACATATAACAAATGTTTGTATACCGGTATGATGCACTTTCAATTAAGAGCGCCATGAAgacatctttttcttttgtgatCTTTGGTCATGACCTTTGGCGGAGCCAGAAATGATATGAGAAAGCGGCAAGCAACCTtcaaaaaaagagcaaaaatgTGGTCAGAAGCTTGGGGGTTTCTCGTCCTCCAAAGTGTCTGATCAAATTGGTAAAGTGTGGATGAACACTTCTGACACAATTCAGCTGAGACAATCGGATGAGTGGACATTTGCATCATAAATAATGTCGTACAATTCCCAATCCagccaaaaataaaaagccaatCATTTCAACTTTAGAAGTATTTGAGCAGCCGAGTGGTGACTTTCATGGCTGACTGTGACACACAACAGCTGGCCTGGCAAAGAAATGCCTTCAACGTTGGCGTTTTGAGGCATTGGCCCGTGCCATACCTTCCAAAGCGGTGTTGACAGCCAACAGCTCGTGAAAGCCCAAATGCATCGACCAGTATGGGTGATCCCGGGTCAAGTTGCTTTAAAGAGCTTTATTTTTGGTACGCCCGAGCACACGAAGTCATGCAGGTCAAATAGAAAAGCTCCATCAGCGAAGAAGCGCTTTGGTCCCAAAGAGCCACCGCGAGGCTTGTTGCCAGGCAATCGGGCTCGGTAGGCGGCTTTTCATGGCGGCCGCTTCGACTGGTCGCAAGGAATCGCGCAGAGGTGGAGGGGAACGCTCTCCCAGTGGCGTCCGATGTCCTTGTTTTGGAGTGGCATGGAAACGGCTATCAAAGCCCGGGAATGCGGCTGAGGTGTTGGAGCATGTGTGTTTGGATAGAATAGAACACAGCGTCATGGCTCAGACGTACGGTGACACTCAGAGTGGACACAAAAgacaacacagacagacacagggAGAAGAGGAGAAGCTgttcaacaacaaaaagaccCCTTGTCACCAAAATAAACAGGTTGCCTGGCTGACATAATGATCTTGACAAATTCCCTCGTCACAAGCTCCCTAATTAAACAGCCAGTTGACTTCAGCCGGCAGCCAATTAAGCAGCCGTCGGCATCGCCGCTGAGCTGTGTTCGTGGCAAGTCGCCCAGCCGAGGAGCCAAACTGTTTGGGGCCAGCCCGTAACGGGGCGGCTGAAAAATGAACTCCGCTTGGGTGTTTTTCAGCGTGCGCAGACAGATGGCGCGTTGAGTGCACGCTCCAACTTGTATGACATTTTCAGCGCCTGCAGCCGCTCGGGTCCTTCACACTGTCACAACTCTGCAAGATGGTGTAACTGTAGAACTTCCACTCAATGTGCTTTTCCATGTCGTCAAGAACAAAGCCAAGATCTTATTTTAGTGCACAGCAGAGAAACACacttgcgcttttttttttttgtgctatgCCAGTATTATGATGATTTTCTTTCCAGCATTTGATTTCCAGCCACTTTTTATATTTGTCTCAACCACTACTTTCCAAAAGATAGACGAAAATAACGTCAAGAAATAGAGCAAGCCTACTTGATGAGGAGGTGTCCATCCTAAATGCAAAGATGCACAATGTGTGCAAAACGGCTTGATATGTTGCACCTTGCAGTGCATCTCATAAATACCAGTGTCAGAATTTAAAACACGAGGATCCCACCAGAGTCAATTTGCACTGCATTTCTGCACAAGACAAGCTCTTACAactgaggacaaaaaaaagttgcagtTTCAAATGAAAAGGACTGACCCTTCATAGCTGGGAACATTGGCGATCACTAGGATCTTCTTTTCCTTTCCTCCCATGCTTCTCATGGACGTGGTGGAGGATCTCTCCCCAGGATTCCTGTCGAGCTCTGAAACGAGTTCCCAATCGATCACAGTGATTCAAGCTCGAGGTGTTTGTTCCGGTAAGGGCTTCTCCGAGAGGAGAGCTCGATCCCAAAGTCGAGCTGCTAATGGCACTTGTGCGGTAGCCGCAGATGTCCCAGGATAAGcacagatggggggggggggggggggggggttcgagGAGAGCTGGGGGTTGCGTCTGAGAGGAAGTGTTGCAGGGAACACGTCTTGTTATGAAGGAGCGCGCACTATGCCACAGCAGCGCCGCGTGTTTCCGCAACACGAGAGATGACAGCCAGCCGGCCAACCCACCAGCCAGTCAGGACCTCGGCCAACTCGAGACTGAAAAGCAGCAGACGCTTTGCTTTTGCTTTGTTTGGCTTTTTCAGAAGGCAGCATTGTTCAATCTCAGCTCTCGTAACCACACCGCTGCTCCTCTAATCACACTTTGGGACTCGCCAAGGGCCTGCTCCTAGAATAGCAACCAAATCTAGAGAGGCTCTTGATAAATTCTTTGTTTCACGCTCTGACAAATGACATGTGCCTGTTTGCTGAATAGTCTGAGGCCAAATACATACGCACACATACGCAAGAAGCAGGATGACAGCGATTCATTAAGACACGCTGTCATCGAGCTGCAATCAGTGTAGCCCATAATTACAAAATTTTAAAGCAGAAGTACGGAAATGTACACTTCTTGTTTCTTAAACAAGACCTCATTCACTTATTCATCTACGTAAATGTCAAGTTTCACCATGTGACATGAAATATTCCAGAATGTCATTGGAAAGTATGTGTCCAAGCATTTGTTGGTGTGTTTTCCTGGCGCTCCATCCTGTTGTCGCAATGTATTCCATGCGCTAATTGGCCAGAGCGGGATCTGTTGCCGTTGGGTTTAAAAGTGCTTTACATCCCACCCGCTGCGTCGCCCCGACCAAATGTTCATGCTCCACATTTGCTATATTTAGCTTCTACGCATCGAGATTGGGGCACGCAGGGGCCTATTGCAGGGGGGCAGgtggaaaaacattttcaacacctTACAGCATGTCCACTGTATGCACCTGAAGAGACTCATGGAAAGGCGTGGCGTGCCGCACTCGGCGGACTGTGGAGGGTACCCGTGTTTGCCAAAAAGGGATGGTGGGGTTCTCAGGCATTCCTCATCCCATACTGTGCCTGCAGCACAAGAGAAAGCTATTGCTTTCAAAAAATGTCAAAGTAGACATAAATGATGTTtggcatctttaaaaaaaaatattttaattcgaACAGAATGACCTTTTAGGCTCAGCTCACCTTGTATTGGATCGTATCGAGGAAGAGGTCGGCCAGCAAAGCTGGGCTTTGCGCTGCCAGCCGTCATTGTTGTGGAACAATCTGCTCATCACGTTTGCATTTTTCCACAATAGCACCTTATTGAGAGCGCTGTTCCCGCAGGGCCTCTCATGTGCCAGCTGTCGGGGTTTAGGGATCAaaccttttatttgttttgtagttTGGAGAAGTGGATGGCACACGGTTTCAGCGAGCGTAAAAGCGTTTGGAGGCTCGCGGCCGGCGTGACAAAGACGATTAAAAACAAGCACACGAGCAGGGGCCGAACAGGGCCGACCTTGGCTGCCGGTGCGCGTTATCTCGCACTCGTAAAAAAGCCGATAAAGGAGCCTCCTTCTGAACATTGTGTGCTGCCAACAGAACACGCCGTTTTAGATGTCAACAAATGTTGACTTCTTCTAGATGGTGTCTCCATGGCTGAATTAACTCAAAAGGCATCCTTCAatcttttgaaagacttaaatgaCTGCAatctggtggggggggggggggcggacagATCCAAACTGAATGCTGCTAGGCTACGCTACATTTGCTGTTTGTATCCTCATGTGAACTACTGCCGCAAGATGCTGCCTAATGCTAGTCCCGCCCTCTCTCCCGCCCTCGACACGACCCGCCGTCCAAGCGATATTATGTTTGCCTTGGGAACCTCGTCAACTCCAGGACAGCAATGAAAGCGAGACCTGTTATTGGACACCTGGAACAGACTCGCCGCTTAGGGCCCTTCGTCTCCCATTGATGAGTGCTGCAAATGGAGAAGGCTTCGTGAAGCGGCGATGGCAAGAACAAGGGTTAAGCAGTCACGTCAGACTGCTACTGCCAGGCGCGGTTGGAGGAGCATCCCTGAATCGTTGCCGAGCCGGCAGATTGTTGGGCAATGCTGCTTTGCTCTTTTTCCCCCACACTGAACAAACAACAACGCGATGCTCTACCATTGTGTGAAATTAAATCATCATCCAGCCGGTCGGGTCGGCTGCCCTCTCGCCCAACACAAATATATCGAGGAGGCCCAGAGTTGTTGCTTGACGACTCGCCAGCCGCCATTGTTGTCCTGTTGCTCTCATTCTAAATACAAAAGGTGCAattgagttttgtttttgtttttttaaattgagcatAAGATACATTAAAGGCATCAATTTGTGCACCACTTTCAAAAAGGGACAAGAACATGATTTAACCTTTGCAAACTGAAGAGTTAGTTTGTCCTCGAAGGTCTCAAGTTAATGTGTACAAAAGCAGATAACAGAGACGGATAACAGGTTGTTACTACTTATCTCACCACGGTCATTCAGAGAGCACAGCTCTACGGTACTCATCAATCAAGCAATGAACGCCACCCATTCCGACGTATGTATCCGTCCTTCTTGGCAGACTTTCAAGGAAAACTTTGTGAGCACGGCTAcacgatgctgctgctgcttatgAAAGCGACATCGGCGGTGCAAAGGTCGCCATAAATCAGAGCTGTTGATCACGGTTGCCGAGGCTACGCTGTAAGCCAGCTGGCGTGACGAGCTGAAATCCGCACCATAAATCACATGGAACACACCTTTGCAAACAAGAACCTGTTTTCCTGGCAAACGCCCGCCAGACCGCACACATTTGCCGTCCataaatcaatcagcatttagacATCTCCACTCAATTGACATCCTCGTCTCTAAATGCAGTGGCAATACATGACAAAGTACAACCGCAGAATTTTGTGACAAAGTTATGTCGAGTTCTCGGGGCTACGTGTACTTGACTTGAGCAATTGCGTTTGTCACGACTTTGTACTTACTCCCTCTTGTTGTCCGTCTTCAAGAAAATGATTTGCGGCGGACGTGCTCAGTCGTCGTCATGAAGCAGTTCTTTATCCCATCTGAAAAACACACAAGTGAGATGTATTAGCTGCATTAGAATTCAAAGTTTGTTGTCTACAATATGAGCGAAGCCACATGAGTGCTATGAGTAGTTAGTAGTTTTGCCTCCTCTGTTTCAATGTACACAAATCAAACTGCtcggtgtgtgtgtattttcaaTAAGTCAGCTATGATGGGTGTGTTGGACTGTGTTAGTTATACTGACAAAACAAAAGCGCCCTGTGTGGATGCATGCTGACTGTTGACTTTGTTTGTCTTATCGTCGCACTTGCTCAGTCACGCGCATCCCGCCCACACACAGCAGTCCAAACACAGTGAACAGAGCGAGCCGCGCCCGAGTGTCAATTGGATTCCGGAGCGCACCTCTGGACACATTACTTGCTCTGCTTTTACCTCTCACGGAAATCAAGCGCGTGGAAAAGAGTAAGTAAGCAAAGCGGACCAACTGCTAAAGCAACAACTCAAATAGAAGTTGACAGCGTTGAACGTTCCTTATCGTGCAAATTCTCCTTCACGTTAAAAAATTAAAGTTAAAAGTCGCGTTACGTTGACGCGATAGCCAACTCGAAACGACAAATGAGTAGTTTGTCCGACTGCGTGCGACTTCCATTGCCTGTTTCCTGCTTTCCAGTGTGCCGTTATCTGCCAACTGCAACTTTGCATTGTTTTTCTGACACACTCACACGAAATCAGCTGAAGAGCTAAAAGATGCAAATGAGAATAATGACAACAAAAGAATAATATGTTTGAAAAGTACTTAAATTATCGCATGAGTCGCCTGTTGGAGGCACATTGCTGTCCTTTCAGTCTTGTACACCTGCTATTGAAAAGGTAATCTGGTCAAGAgaagcaaattaaaaaaaaaaaaaaaaacgttcaaaAATTGACAAATTGAAAACTAATTTATTAGGCCTGTTGTTTTTCCGCATGCACAGGTATGCAAGTCATGCGTTTATCTCGTTCTAGGGAAATATTTCAACAATGGCCGCTCTCAGCGTATCCAATACAAATTTTGCTCTGGAGCTGCTGCGCAGCCTGAGCCTGACAAACCCCAGTGGAAACCTCTTTGTCTCCCCGCTCAGCATTAGCTCAGCGTTGGCGATGGTTTACCTGGGAGCCAAAGGGGACACAGCGACACAGATGGCCCAGGTAAGCAGCGGTGCTTCCGCATGCAATTCGGGTGACATCGCATCTAAGATGTCTATTTACCAGATATGAAAAGAACCTTCAGAGCCGGATTAGTTATTATTCCTTAAATAactcagctcagtggcctactagtagagtgtccggcctgaggctggaaggttgtgggttcaaaccccggccgggtcataccaaagactataaaaatgggacccattgcctccctgcttggcactcagcattaagggttggaattggggggttagatcaccaaatgattcccgagcgcggcaccgctgctgctcactgctcccctctcccccaggggatggatcaaaatcacatggggatgggttaaatgcagaggacaaatttcaccacacccagatgtgtgtgtgacaatgatCATTGGaacttgggactttaactttaaagaaGACTCTGCTCATACTTGCTGCTGGCAGTCTAGTCTTCCCCTTCAGTTTCTTTGAGTGAAAGTAAAAGGTGTGAAGGTCTTAAGTGGGCATCTGACAGGGCATCTGAGTGAGCTCTTGTGTGAGATTCCAAACAAATGTCTCTGTTGCCAGGCCCTGTCCTTCACATCTGGTAAACGCATCCACGCAGACTTCCAAGCTCTCAACACTGACATCAACTCTCCCTCAGCGACGTACACCCTGAAAGTGGCCAATCGCCTTTATGGAGAAACCACTTCCCATTTCCTCTCTGTGAGTTTTCAGGGCCTGGACTCTGCCTTTGAAAAGTATGACACTCCATGTCTGAGGCCTTGTTTGCTGGCAGGAATTCCTCGATGCCACACAGAAGTACTATGAAGCTGATCTGAAGACCGTTGATTTCATCGGGGCTCCAGAGGCGTGCAGGGCAGAGATTAATGGCTGGGTGGAGGAGCGCACCGAGAGTAAGACCTCGTCCCAGCCAAACGTGTAGTGCTGAATGCAAAACGCACAGGTTGCTTTGCTTTCAGACAAGATTCAAGACCTTCTGAAGCCGGGAACGCTCAGCAGCATGACCAGATTGGCTCTGGTCAACGCCATCTACTTCAAAGGCAACTGGAAGCATCGCTTCGATCCGACAAACACCAAGGAGATGCCCTTCAAAGTCAACCAGGTGAAACTACAGCAGGAGATCTGAGCAGAACATAGAGGCTGGGGTACGATCGTAACGGCTGGTCAGATGTAAACCTGTCTCGGTTTCGACATTTGTCAGAATGTGACCACGACGGTGAATATGATGTATATGATGAAGAAAATACCTTACAACTACATCCCCGAGCTGGGTCTGCAAATCCTGGAGTTGCCGTATGTAGACGACCAGCTCAGCATGGTCATCCTGCTTCCCGAGGAGACGACTGATGGCACAGAACCACTGCTTAAGGTACCTTCAATCTTCATCTTTCAGATTCATGCACTAAGCACCAAGTTTGATGTATCTGCAAGAAGCTCACGGTCGCAGGGAGACAACTGCTCTCCCTGTAGGCTTATTTGCAAGTACTTAAAGACCCGTACGTGTTGTTTTGGTGTAGCTAGAGAAGGAGCTTACCCAGTCAAAGCTGAGTGAGTGGACCAACAAAGATAGCATGGACATCCACTCCGAGATCCGTGTCCATCTGCCAAAGTTCAAACTGGAAGAGGAGTACGAGCTCAATGAACCTTTGGCCAAACTGGGCATGACagatgtcttttgcgctgccaaGGCCGACCTTTCCGGAATGAATGGCGAGGGGGGCCTTTCTCTGTCCACGGTGGCCCACAAAGCCTTCGTGGAGGTCAACGAGGAGGGCACCGAGGCTGCCGCAGCCACTGCCGGCATCGCGTCCTTCTGCATGCTCAGGGAGGAACACTTCACGGCCGACCACCCCTTCCTCTTCTACATTAGGCACAATAAGTCCAATGCCATCCTTTTCCTCGGAAGGTTCTCCTCTCCTCACTAGACAAATAAGATCAactcaaatcaaataaaaaacaaaaatgtaacggcggctacgtttttttttttgtaccaagCATACATCGAAATATTCAATAATTTGACGGTGTGGTGGATGAGCGGTTAGAAAATCCGGTAGTTTGAGCCCCAAATCCTGCcttgctgagtacgttttcgcgTATTTGGTTGTCAAGCAGTGCTACCTGGTGGCGAGGTTTGTGTCCTACGCTCGTCCGTATGTACTGCACTTTGTTGCACGTTGTTGACAAAACACAATCTTTAACCGCCCAAGTCCACTTGATTATTTGGTTTTAATTTTGAATTGAGGATGATAATCGTAGGCTACTACTGAAATGCTAACGACTTGGACACACCTGCGTTATCAACCAAACAAGGCAGCTGTGACGCTATCAAAGTTGGCTTGATTTTAACCTTATAGCTAACTGTGCACAAAACGGGCGGCATCTTTCTTTGCACATTCGCCCAGATGGTGTCCTTTATGGCTATTTTTGTGTTTGCCCAGTGCCCACGTGTATATTTGAAGCTATCAACTTGTCTCATATCAACTCCACCTGTAGCTTCAAGATATTATAATATCTTGACTACTATAGTACTACATGAAATTTTATGGTCAACTGAATCGTCAtcttaaaaatataaacaaatattACGACAAAATTCTGAACTTTGTGTACAAGCAAGCGATGTCACCTATTCCTAGGGCCGAGAAGAAATAATGGAAAACGGTCCTGAACGCGCATGACAAATACTTTCGTGTCACCCTGGCTTTTAAATCGAGCGCACCCTTAGCTTGCCCACTTTGGCCGTTGGATGCTTGTGCGTTGAAAAGGGCGGAGATTCCGTGCGCACATAAAAGAGTTATTTCTATCAGCCGCGTGACAGCACCGATATTCAGTGAATATTATTCACGTTTGAT from Syngnathus scovelli strain Florida chromosome 10, RoL_Ssco_1.2, whole genome shotgun sequence harbors:
- the serpinb1 gene encoding leukocyte elastase inhibitor isoform X1, which translates into the protein MAALSVSNTNFALELLRSLSLTNPSGNLFVSPLSISSALAMVYLGAKGDTATQMAQALSFTSGKRIHADFQALNTDINSPSATYTLKVANRLYGETTSHFLSEFLDATQKYYEADLKTVDFIGAPEACRAEINGWVEERTENKIQDLLKPGTLSSMTRLALVNAIYFKGNWKHRFDPTNTKEMPFKVNQNVTTTVNMMYMMKKIPYNYIPELGLQILELPYVDDQLSMVILLPEETTDGTEPLLKLEKELTQSKLSEWTNKDSMDIHSEIRVHLPKFKLEEEYELNEPLAKLGMTDVFCAAKADLSGMNGEGGLSLSTVAHKAFVEVNEEGTEAAAATAGIASFCMLREEHFTADHPFLFYIRHNKSNAILFLGRFSSPH
- the serpinb1 gene encoding leukocyte elastase inhibitor isoform X2 — protein: MVYLGAKGDTATQMAQALSFTSGKRIHADFQALNTDINSPSATYTLKVANRLYGETTSHFLSEFLDATQKYYEADLKTVDFIGAPEACRAEINGWVEERTENKIQDLLKPGTLSSMTRLALVNAIYFKGNWKHRFDPTNTKEMPFKVNQNVTTTVNMMYMMKKIPYNYIPELGLQILELPYVDDQLSMVILLPEETTDGTEPLLKLEKELTQSKLSEWTNKDSMDIHSEIRVHLPKFKLEEEYELNEPLAKLGMTDVFCAAKADLSGMNGEGGLSLSTVAHKAFVEVNEEGTEAAAATAGIASFCMLREEHFTADHPFLFYIRHNKSNAILFLGRFSSPH